A region from the Aerosakkonema funiforme FACHB-1375 genome encodes:
- a CDS encoding DUF7219 family protein: protein MNDRSNFLYPRSRYYGQVKPENMVFNANLQEFAQRVNFVCSLETGGKLPPDEAYKQIKKLWKQLKRSKKQLGIGESPFNPEDGNSNENPPSG from the coding sequence ATGAACGATCGCTCCAATTTTCTCTACCCTCGCAGTCGCTACTACGGTCAAGTCAAACCAGAAAACATGGTTTTTAACGCTAATTTGCAGGAATTTGCTCAAAGAGTGAACTTCGTTTGCTCCTTAGAAACTGGTGGAAAGCTGCCTCCAGATGAAGCTTACAAACAAATTAAGAAACTCTGGAAACAGCTAAAACGCAGTAAAAAGCAGCTTGGCATTGGCGAAAGTCCGTTTAACCCGGAAGACGGAAACTCAAACGAGAATCCTCCATCTGGTTGA
- the dapB gene encoding 4-hydroxy-tetrahydrodipicolinate reductase, whose protein sequence is MANQSPIPVVVNGAGGKMGREVIKAVAGAPDMTLLGAIDLNPELLNKDAGEVAGCGPLEVPITNQFEPMLAMAAQEKVLGVMVDFTHPKTVYDSVRSAIAYGVRPVVGTTGLSVEQIQDLAEFAEKASTGCLIIPNFSIGMVLLQQAAIQASKYFDHVEIIELHHNQKADAPSGTAIQTAQMLAEMGKSFNPPSVAEEEKLAGARGSVANEGIRIHSVRLPGLIAHQEVMFGAPGQIYTLRHDTSDRACYMPGVLLSIRKVTQLKSLVYGLEKIL, encoded by the coding sequence ATGGCCAATCAATCTCCTATTCCAGTTGTGGTAAACGGTGCTGGTGGCAAAATGGGCCGCGAGGTCATTAAAGCTGTGGCTGGCGCACCTGACATGACTCTACTGGGTGCGATCGATCTCAATCCCGAATTATTAAACAAAGATGCTGGGGAGGTGGCTGGATGTGGCCCGCTGGAAGTTCCCATCACGAATCAATTTGAACCGATGTTGGCAATGGCTGCCCAGGAAAAAGTGCTGGGCGTTATGGTAGACTTCACCCATCCCAAAACGGTATATGATTCTGTGAGGTCTGCGATCGCCTACGGTGTCCGTCCCGTTGTCGGCACGACCGGCTTGAGTGTGGAGCAAATTCAAGATTTAGCCGAGTTTGCGGAAAAAGCGAGTACTGGTTGCCTGATTATTCCCAATTTTTCGATCGGCATGGTTTTGCTTCAGCAAGCAGCTATTCAGGCATCCAAATACTTCGACCACGTAGAAATTATCGAACTTCACCACAATCAAAAAGCCGACGCCCCCAGCGGTACGGCTATTCAAACCGCGCAAATGCTAGCAGAAATGGGGAAAAGTTTCAACCCCCCCTCTGTGGCGGAAGAGGAAAAGTTAGCGGGTGCGAGAGGTAGTGTAGCAAATGAAGGCATTCGCATTCACAGCGTCCGCTTACCCGGTCTAATTGCCCATCAAGAGGTGATGTTTGGGGCTCCCGGTCAAATATATACCCTACGCCACGATACGAGCGATCGAGCTTGCTATATGCCAGGAGTTCTGCTATCGATCCGCAAAGTCACGCAGCTGAAATCGTTAGTATATGGTTTAGAGAAGATATTGTAG
- a CDS encoding serine/threonine protein kinase: MELLHQPGDAIAQRYQIVNTLGQGGIGITYEAIDLHSNQRVALKELSFRRVSQWKVLELFEREAKILSHLNHPSIPRYLDYFQVDTPEDCRFYLVQELAEGRSLSSLVESGWRGKESEVRRLAVQVLEILTYLQEFAPPVIHRDIKPQNIIQREDGQIFLVDFGAVQDTYRQTVTGGSTVIGTYGYMAPEQFRGQAYPSTDLYGLGATLLFLLTHRSTVDLPQHRLKIDFRSQVEISDEFADWLETMLEPVPEDRFSSAKDALANLRGEHTITVQKRRKPAGSRIVLQNTGQRLVVEIPPSGWQFQNISWLGFALIWSGFLFFWTAGAIAVGAYLFFPLLSIPFWIVGLGMLGGVLFSVAGRTRLEIDRENFRLQWKLFAFSHQIRGRTQDIDRVDLCSNFEVNNKPVMACTIVEGVRTHSFGSWLAQSEKEWLREELTNYLGKKLS; encoded by the coding sequence ATGGAACTGCTGCACCAACCAGGAGATGCGATCGCCCAACGGTATCAAATTGTGAATACTTTGGGCCAGGGTGGCATTGGGATAACTTACGAAGCGATCGACTTGCACAGCAATCAGCGAGTGGCACTCAAAGAACTGTCATTCCGGCGAGTCAGTCAGTGGAAGGTGCTAGAATTATTTGAACGAGAAGCTAAAATATTATCCCATCTCAATCATCCCAGCATACCTCGGTATTTGGATTATTTTCAAGTCGATACGCCTGAAGATTGCCGATTTTACCTGGTTCAGGAATTGGCAGAAGGGCGATCGCTTTCATCGTTAGTCGAAAGCGGTTGGCGCGGGAAGGAATCGGAAGTACGACGTTTGGCGGTGCAAGTTCTGGAAATTCTCACTTACTTACAAGAATTTGCCCCACCCGTCATCCACCGAGATATCAAACCGCAAAATATCATCCAAAGGGAAGATGGACAAATTTTTCTAGTTGACTTCGGTGCTGTGCAAGACACCTATCGGCAAACGGTGACGGGAGGCAGCACAGTTATCGGTACTTACGGCTACATGGCTCCTGAGCAATTTCGCGGACAAGCCTACCCTTCAACGGATTTGTACGGACTGGGAGCGACATTGTTGTTCTTGCTGACACATCGATCGACTGTCGATCTGCCGCAACATCGCCTCAAAATAGACTTTCGCTCTCAAGTGGAAATCTCAGATGAATTTGCCGACTGGTTAGAAACAATGCTCGAACCGGTACCGGAAGATAGATTTTCCTCTGCAAAAGATGCGTTGGCAAACTTGCGCGGCGAACATACAATTACTGTACAAAAGCGGCGCAAACCTGCGGGCAGTCGCATCGTTTTGCAAAATACAGGCCAGCGACTTGTCGTGGAAATTCCTCCATCTGGGTGGCAATTTCAGAACATTTCCTGGTTGGGTTTTGCGCTGATTTGGAGTGGATTTTTATTTTTCTGGACAGCTGGAGCGATCGCAGTCGGTGCTTATCTATTTTTTCCCTTACTTTCCATTCCTTTTTGGATAGTAGGATTGGGAATGTTGGGCGGAGTTTTATTTAGCGTAGCGGGTCGGACGCGCTTGGAGATCGATCGGGAGAATTTTCGATTGCAGTGGAAGTTATTTGCTTTTAGTCATCAGATTCGGGGACGCACACAAGATATCGATCGAGTAGACTTGTGCAGTAATTTCGAGGTCAACAACAAACCAGTCATGGCCTGTACGATCGTCGAAGGAGTACGTACCCATAGTTTCGGATCTTGGTTAGCCCAATCAGAGAAAGAATGGTTACGTGAAGAACTTACCAATTACCTTGGAAAGAAGCTATCTTAG
- a CDS encoding serine/threonine protein kinase, with translation MNWTTGQQLQNGDYTIKCELGRGRFGVTYLAKDNKNGGDTVIKTLNYEQLDIQIKTHQITPEEKIKLETRFLDEADKLRRYNHPHIVKVKKTFKEGDRSCIVLEYIPGDTLNRLVKRVLPEKEALRYIQQIGSALSEVHKHKDLHRDVKPDNIMIRAGKYDAVLIDFELVRGFEHPLSRQATEVGFAALELYTPQKDKGAYTDVYALAATLYAVLTGEKPPDVALTGC, from the coding sequence ATGAATTGGACGACAGGACAGCAATTACAGAATGGTGATTATACCATTAAATGCGAACTTGGGCGCGGCAGATTTGGCGTAACTTATCTTGCCAAAGATAATAAAAATGGTGGAGATACAGTCATCAAAACTTTAAACTACGAACAACTAGATATCCAAATTAAAACTCATCAAATAACGCCAGAAGAAAAAATTAAATTAGAAACTAGATTTTTGGATGAAGCTGATAAATTGCGGCGATACAACCATCCCCATATCGTAAAAGTTAAAAAAACCTTTAAAGAAGGCGATCGCAGCTGTATTGTCCTAGAATATATTCCAGGGGATACTTTAAATCGATTAGTCAAACGAGTTTTGCCAGAAAAAGAAGCATTGCGTTATATCCAACAAATTGGTTCCGCACTTAGCGAAGTACACAAACACAAAGACCTGCATCGAGACGTGAAACCAGATAATATTATGATTCGCGCTGGTAAATACGATGCGGTGCTAATTGATTTTGAACTGGTGCGCGGTTTCGAGCATCCTTTGTCGCGACAAGCAACGGAAGTTGGGTTTGCGGCTTTGGAACTTTATACCCCACAAAAAGATAAAGGTGCTTATACGGATGTTTATGCTTTGGCGGCTACTCTGTATGCAGTTTTGACAGGGGAAAAACCGCCAGATGTGGCGTTGACAGGGTGTTGA
- a CDS encoding DUF427 domain-containing protein, with protein MIQRIEPGPGQESVWDYPRPPRLEDTPKHILVVFNGIVIADTYRAKRVLETSHPPNYYIPTDDIKMEYLVRENRVTFCEWKGQAHFYSVIVGNKQAQNAAWFYTAPTPAFISIKDYVAFYANLMEACYVNGERVQPQPGDFYGGWITSDIVGPFKGGPGTWGW; from the coding sequence ATGATTCAGCGCATCGAACCTGGGCCAGGTCAAGAATCTGTTTGGGACTACCCCCGTCCGCCTCGTTTAGAAGACACTCCGAAACACATCCTGGTTGTGTTTAACGGTATTGTAATTGCAGATACCTATCGAGCAAAGCGTGTGTTAGAAACGAGTCATCCACCCAATTACTACATCCCAACCGATGATATTAAAATGGAATATCTAGTGCGCGAAAACCGCGTTACTTTTTGCGAATGGAAAGGTCAAGCGCATTTCTACAGTGTAATTGTCGGTAACAAGCAAGCGCAAAATGCTGCTTGGTTTTATACGGCTCCCACTCCCGCCTTTATCTCCATCAAAGATTATGTAGCTTTTTATGCCAATTTGATGGAAGCTTGCTATGTTAACGGTGAGAGGGTGCAACCGCAGCCAGGTGATTTCTACGGCGGCTGGATCACCAGCGACATTGTAGGGCCGTTCAAAGGTGGGCCGGGAACTTGGGGCTGGTAG
- a CDS encoding DUF4349 domain-containing protein has translation MQTQLKSHPAKCDRLTKLLLVGMLSAIALPSCSAGYNPTSGASMERETTQAPMQNAKMAAAPAMQPAPSGDIVAAREESFAAAAPARRSLPQLIKRAELSLVVKSIDQSMRDVSNIVRKQQGDIIGFQDSKPTDPSSRATASMQIRVPSSKLETSLDSLAKLGNVQSRSLTAEDVSDQLVDFQARLKNLRKSEEAVLKILERSGSIRDVLQVTQQLSNIRESIERISAQLKNLQNQVAYSTITLNLEATVPAAPPAGTPLGLRVQESWGQATHSLSEFSIGLLNFSIWLFAFSPYILLIGGAGYGIYRFKKYKSHFGDRKPNLPPSA, from the coding sequence ATGCAAACTCAATTAAAATCGCATCCGGCCAAGTGCGATCGCTTGACAAAACTTTTGCTAGTGGGGATGCTATCTGCGATCGCGTTACCGAGTTGTAGCGCTGGCTACAACCCCACTAGCGGTGCTTCAATGGAACGAGAAACAACACAAGCACCAATGCAAAATGCAAAAATGGCGGCAGCACCAGCAATGCAACCAGCACCGTCAGGAGATATTGTAGCAGCGAGGGAAGAAAGTTTTGCAGCAGCCGCACCCGCAAGGCGTTCTCTCCCACAATTAATTAAAAGGGCTGAATTAAGTCTTGTTGTCAAATCAATTGACCAGAGTATGCGCGATGTTTCCAATATCGTCAGAAAACAACAAGGCGATATCATCGGTTTCCAAGATAGCAAACCTACCGACCCTAGCAGCCGTGCAACTGCTTCCATGCAAATTCGCGTACCGTCGTCAAAATTGGAAACATCTCTCGATAGTTTAGCAAAATTAGGAAACGTGCAAAGCCGTTCTCTCACCGCAGAAGATGTCTCGGATCAGTTAGTAGATTTTCAAGCGCGATTGAAGAATTTACGGAAATCGGAAGAAGCAGTATTGAAAATTTTAGAACGTTCCGGTTCGATTCGAGATGTGTTACAAGTTACTCAACAACTCAGTAACATCCGAGAGTCGATCGAACGCATTTCCGCACAATTGAAAAATTTGCAAAATCAAGTAGCTTATTCCACGATAACCTTAAATTTAGAAGCAACTGTTCCAGCCGCACCGCCAGCGGGTACTCCCTTGGGTTTGCGAGTACAAGAAAGTTGGGGACAGGCAACTCATTCCCTCAGTGAGTTTAGCATCGGATTACTGAATTTCAGTATATGGCTATTTGCGTTTAGCCCATATATACTTTTAATAGGCGGTGCTGGATATGGTATTTACCGATTTAAGAAATATAAGTCGCATTTTGGCGATCGAAAACCAAATTTACCGCCATCAGCCTAA